In Zunongwangia sp. HGR-M22, the sequence AAAATAATTACGCTTTGGGATAAAATTTACAGGGATTAATATGTCTTCTCGTTCGAAATTTTTACATTCGATTTCTTAATTGTTTATGAATGTTCAAGAATATACTTTCCACCGTAGTTTTTATTATGATAAGCTGTTTGGTGATGGCACAATCAGATCCTGCAATAGAGAATTTGCATCTTGAAGCTGTAGATAAAATTCCTATTGCTGAAGACTGTGATCCTAATGCCAGCAATAAAGAGCTTGCTAATTGTTTTTATAAGAGTGTGCGTAATACGATAATGGCTAATGTGGATACAGCTATTATAAATAGCCAGAATTTAGAACCAGGATTGTATACCGCTATTGCGAAATTCAGAATAAATAAAAAAGGAAAAGTAGACCAG encodes:
- a CDS encoding energy transducer TonB yields the protein MFKNILSTVVFIMISCLVMAQSDPAIENLHLEAVDKIPIAEDCDPNASNKELANCFYKSVRNTIMANVDTAIINSQNLEPGLYTAIAKFRINKKGKVDQVNVDFENKKIAKNIKLAVKKIKRLEPAMKDGRAVNIIFSVPVKFKI